The following coding sequences are from one Rathayibacter sp. VKM Ac-2760 window:
- a CDS encoding cupin domain-containing protein translates to MAGADLSGFVERLSVDGRVLERVRRPALAETMGLEPHPEGGWYRRTWESPERLTLVDADGSVRERPAATLIVFLLPAGESSAWHRVSSAETWIWNGPGRVALQYGGLGAEPEDGETVVLGSAFEGLPVQALVPAGVWQRTLPAAEDAVVSCLVSPGFDFADFSMPE, encoded by the coding sequence ATGGCAGGCGCAGATCTGAGCGGGTTCGTCGAGCGGCTGAGCGTCGACGGGCGGGTGCTCGAGCGGGTGCGGCGGCCGGCGCTCGCCGAGACGATGGGGCTGGAACCGCATCCGGAGGGCGGCTGGTACCGGCGGACGTGGGAGTCGCCGGAACGGTTGACGCTCGTGGACGCCGACGGCTCGGTGCGGGAGCGGCCGGCGGCGACGCTGATCGTGTTCCTGCTGCCGGCGGGCGAGTCGTCGGCCTGGCACCGGGTGTCGTCGGCCGAGACGTGGATCTGGAACGGGCCCGGGCGGGTGGCGCTGCAGTACGGCGGGCTCGGCGCGGAGCCGGAGGACGGTGAGACGGTGGTGCTGGGTTCGGCGTTCGAGGGGCTGCCGGTGCAGGCGCTGGTGCCGGCCGGCGTGTGGCAGCGCACGCTGCCCGCCGCGGAGGACGCGGTGGTGAGCTGCCTGGTGTCGCCGGGGTTCGACTTCGCGGACTTCTCGATGCCGGAGTAG
- a CDS encoding amidohydrolase family protein produces the protein MSAPVTAPVVVHSAPWLLPVAGEPVRDGAVAMRGERIVAVGPRDAVLGALRDQSPAVREWPGAIVPGLVNAHSHLQYTCMAAVGRGRYSGFEDWSRAFQEVYEQPHDWGASAAAGLEIAVSTGTTAIADIVTDLDALRVLEDGRVHGIAYWELMSLLEDDWRGSGRAITAELVRTSGVTRIGLSPHAPYSLDTPVLSDLTGLSQELGVRRHLHLAESAWEAEYTMHGRGDLAEQWRRWGYDGFHLLRNGGSALRPVAYAETIGALGDDVHIAHGIYVDADDRATLRRTGTSVALCPRSNAVIGLDEAPVADYLREGNAIAVGTDSLSSTPSLDLLGDVAELHRIARARGYAGRDLHARLLAAATLGGAVAMGAAESFGTLVPGALADLAVLGVSGSSSDDVLAAVVEAGEGTALATIISGEVRWQAQI, from the coding sequence GTGAGCGCGCCCGTGACCGCGCCCGTCGTCGTGCACAGCGCGCCGTGGCTGCTGCCGGTCGCGGGCGAGCCGGTGCGCGACGGGGCGGTGGCGATGCGCGGCGAGCGGATCGTCGCCGTCGGGCCGCGCGACGCGGTGCTCGGCGCGCTCCGGGACCAGTCGCCCGCGGTGCGGGAGTGGCCGGGAGCGATCGTGCCGGGGCTCGTCAACGCGCACTCGCACCTGCAGTACACCTGCATGGCCGCGGTCGGCCGGGGCCGGTACTCCGGCTTCGAGGACTGGTCGCGCGCGTTCCAGGAGGTCTACGAGCAGCCGCACGACTGGGGCGCCTCCGCCGCGGCCGGGCTCGAGATCGCGGTCTCGACCGGGACGACGGCCATCGCCGACATCGTCACCGACCTCGACGCTCTCCGGGTGCTCGAGGACGGCCGCGTGCACGGGATCGCCTACTGGGAGCTGATGAGCCTCCTCGAGGACGACTGGCGCGGCAGCGGACGCGCGATCACCGCGGAGCTGGTGCGCACCTCCGGCGTCACCCGGATCGGCCTTTCGCCGCACGCGCCGTACTCGCTGGACACCCCGGTGCTCAGCGACCTGACCGGGCTCTCGCAGGAGCTCGGCGTGCGCCGGCACCTGCACCTGGCCGAGTCGGCCTGGGAGGCGGAGTACACGATGCACGGCCGCGGCGACCTGGCGGAGCAGTGGCGTCGCTGGGGCTACGACGGCTTCCACCTGCTGCGCAACGGCGGGAGCGCGCTGCGGCCGGTGGCGTACGCCGAGACGATCGGCGCGCTCGGCGACGACGTGCACATCGCGCACGGGATCTACGTGGACGCGGACGATCGCGCGACGCTGCGCCGCACGGGCACCTCCGTCGCGCTGTGTCCGCGCTCGAACGCGGTGATCGGGCTGGACGAGGCGCCGGTCGCCGACTATCTGCGCGAGGGGAACGCGATCGCGGTCGGGACGGACTCGCTGTCGTCGACGCCGTCGCTCGATCTGCTCGGAGACGTGGCCGAGCTGCACCGGATCGCGCGCGCGCGGGGGTACGCGGGGCGGGACCTGCACGCGCGGCTGCTGGCGGCGGCCACTCTCGGCGGGGCCGTGGCGATGGGGGCGGCGGAGTCGTTCGGCACGCTGGTGCCGGGGGCGCTCGCGGATCTCGCGGTGCTGGGCGTCTCGGGTTCTTCTTCGGACGACGTGCTCGCCGCCGTCGTCGAAGCCGGCGAGGGGACCGCCCTCGCCACGATCATCTCCGGGGAGGTCCGATGGCAGGCGCAGATCTGA
- a CDS encoding energy-coupling factor transporter transmembrane component T, producing MEVSPRYLGGDSFLGRRDPRVLILVPVMSVIAASQVRDLRWMAVLTVIALVYYFSARIPFREVRSNWAVVAVFVVVFAGINGLIVGATSSGEPDSGSTLFTVPVVGLAITEGAVSYAVNLLLRFLALVAVGFPLAFAIRPGDLAVAFARLGLPARFAYGIDLTFKFLPSAASNLTETAAAQRLRGYERSATRNPIRRLREIAPLMVPVTITSFVDAEDTVDALDLRGFGTHKRTWLREIRYTPVDWAVTGAAVLLAVAASTASLSGLMPSAWIP from the coding sequence ATGGAGGTCTCGCCTCGCTATCTCGGCGGGGACTCCTTCCTCGGCCGCCGGGATCCGCGCGTGCTGATCCTGGTGCCGGTGATGTCCGTCATCGCCGCCAGTCAGGTGCGTGACCTGCGCTGGATGGCCGTGCTCACGGTCATCGCGCTGGTCTACTACTTCAGCGCGCGGATCCCGTTCCGCGAGGTGCGCTCGAACTGGGCCGTCGTGGCCGTGTTCGTCGTCGTCTTCGCGGGGATCAACGGGCTCATCGTCGGTGCGACGTCGAGCGGCGAGCCCGACTCCGGGTCGACGCTGTTCACGGTGCCGGTCGTGGGCCTCGCGATCACGGAGGGAGCGGTCTCGTACGCGGTCAACCTGCTGCTGCGCTTCCTCGCGCTGGTCGCGGTCGGCTTCCCGCTCGCCTTCGCGATCCGTCCGGGCGATCTCGCGGTCGCGTTCGCGCGCCTCGGCCTGCCCGCCCGCTTCGCCTACGGCATCGACCTCACCTTCAAGTTCCTGCCCAGCGCGGCCTCGAACCTGACCGAGACGGCGGCGGCGCAGCGCCTGCGCGGCTACGAGCGCTCGGCGACCCGCAACCCGATCCGGCGGCTCCGCGAGATCGCGCCGCTGATGGTGCCCGTCACCATCACCTCGTTCGTGGACGCCGAGGACACGGTGGACGCCCTCGACCTGCGCGGCTTCGGCACGCACAAGCGCACCTGGCTGCGGGAGATCCGGTACACGCCGGTCGACTGGGCGGTGACGGGGGCCGCGGTGCTGCTGGCCGTCGCGGCGAGCACGGCGAGTCTCTCGGGACTGATGCCGTCGGCGTGGATCCCGTGA
- a CDS encoding ECF transporter S component: MTATTSTKAKTGPWAVSSRTIVFGAVGAALYGALGALSFVIPGTMISIRPAIAIIPFVGLRFGPVAGFFTGAVGNAIVDQIMGYGFLTYWNWSIANGLVGLLAGLIGYYAKEPRTTGRQLVWAAAIAVAAVVVGLLFTATDFLFLGQTFQYWFFGSYLLAILATGITAVILVPVLDRVWKPLQNLAGR; this comes from the coding sequence GTGACCGCCACCACCTCCACCAAGGCGAAGACCGGCCCCTGGGCCGTCTCCTCCCGCACGATCGTCTTCGGCGCCGTCGGCGCCGCCCTCTACGGGGCGCTCGGCGCCCTGAGCTTCGTGATCCCGGGGACGATGATCTCGATCCGCCCGGCGATCGCGATCATCCCCTTCGTCGGCCTGCGCTTCGGGCCGGTCGCCGGCTTCTTCACCGGCGCCGTCGGCAACGCGATCGTCGACCAGATCATGGGCTACGGCTTCCTCACCTACTGGAACTGGAGCATCGCGAACGGCCTCGTCGGCCTGCTCGCCGGACTGATCGGCTACTACGCCAAGGAGCCGCGCACCACCGGCCGCCAGCTCGTCTGGGCCGCCGCCATCGCGGTCGCCGCGGTCGTCGTCGGACTGCTCTTCACCGCCACCGACTTCCTGTTCCTCGGCCAGACCTTCCAGTACTGGTTCTTCGGCTCCTACCTCCTGGCGATCCTCGCGACCGGCATCACCGCGGTGATCCTGGTGCCCGTGCTCGACCGGGTCTGGAAGCCGCTGCAGAACCTCGCCGGACGCTGA
- a CDS encoding ABC transporter ATP-binding protein, whose translation MTELLRLEGVGVTYRNAKEPSLVDASLSVSSGEVVLVAGPSGCGKSTLLRVLNGLVPRSYRAEVTGRIEVEGQDATPLALRDISEVVGTLLQDPGKQVVGHSVLAEIAFGLENRGTAPAEIRERAHRVAERLGLTALLATPPHQLSGGQLQLVAFAGILVLEPRVIVIDEPLANLDPDAADVLLRAVREYVDGGGAAVIVEHRVDEVLAVQPDRVVYLEEGRVAYSGGVAGFLEVASPESVKLPFEALLAGAAGEESPEEEARPAPAGTARLHFDGAELGYGARTIVASVDRRFHSGERVAILGRNGAGKSTLMRAAVGLVAPTRGRVLLDDRPVHELSAAELVSTCGYLFQNPGQALFSETVEAELAFGPRNLGVPAEEIPAIAAAALRAVSLDDVPDILQRPPRTLSFGQQRRLAVALALTLRPRTLILDEPTAGQDERSSRHFLDAVWGIEGIDSVYFITHDVDMALARADRVVVVDGGGIVADATPAEVVHDTALWHGPGVDPGHSRAVLRETDFVRAARRHGPASGRLPRPLDLARRLRRAQDAGGPSDAGSTADPRSTSSPLERTHP comes from the coding sequence GTGACCGAGCTGCTGCGCCTGGAGGGCGTCGGTGTGACCTATCGCAACGCGAAGGAGCCGTCGCTGGTCGACGCGAGCCTCTCGGTGTCGAGCGGCGAGGTCGTGCTCGTGGCCGGTCCGTCCGGCTGCGGCAAGAGCACGCTGCTGCGGGTGCTGAACGGACTCGTGCCGCGCTCGTACCGCGCCGAGGTGACCGGGCGGATCGAGGTCGAGGGGCAGGACGCGACTCCGCTCGCCCTGCGCGACATCTCGGAGGTGGTCGGCACGCTGCTGCAGGACCCGGGCAAGCAGGTGGTCGGGCACAGCGTGCTCGCGGAGATCGCCTTCGGGCTGGAGAACCGCGGGACTGCTCCCGCCGAGATCCGCGAGCGCGCGCACCGGGTCGCCGAGCGGCTCGGGTTGACCGCGCTGCTCGCGACCCCGCCGCACCAGCTCTCGGGCGGGCAGCTGCAGCTCGTCGCGTTCGCCGGGATCCTGGTGCTCGAGCCGCGCGTGATCGTCATCGACGAGCCGCTGGCCAACCTCGATCCCGATGCGGCGGACGTGCTGCTGCGGGCGGTGCGCGAGTACGTCGACGGCGGTGGGGCGGCGGTGATCGTCGAGCACCGGGTCGACGAGGTGCTCGCGGTGCAGCCGGACCGGGTCGTCTACCTGGAGGAGGGCCGGGTCGCCTACTCGGGCGGCGTCGCCGGATTCCTCGAGGTCGCGTCGCCGGAGTCGGTGAAGCTGCCGTTCGAGGCGCTGCTCGCGGGCGCCGCGGGGGAGGAGTCGCCGGAGGAGGAGGCGCGGCCGGCCCCGGCCGGCACCGCCCGCCTGCACTTCGACGGCGCCGAGCTCGGCTACGGCGCGCGGACGATCGTCGCCTCCGTCGACCGCCGCTTCCACTCGGGCGAACGGGTGGCGATCCTGGGACGCAACGGCGCCGGCAAGTCGACGCTGATGCGCGCGGCCGTCGGCCTCGTCGCGCCGACCCGCGGTCGAGTGCTGCTGGACGACCGGCCGGTGCACGAGCTGAGCGCGGCCGAGCTCGTCTCGACCTGCGGCTACCTCTTCCAGAACCCGGGGCAGGCGCTCTTCAGCGAGACGGTGGAGGCCGAGCTGGCCTTCGGTCCGCGCAATCTCGGGGTGCCGGCGGAGGAGATCCCCGCGATCGCGGCCGCCGCCCTGCGGGCCGTGTCGCTCGACGACGTCCCGGACATCCTGCAGCGGCCGCCGCGCACGCTCTCGTTCGGGCAGCAGCGGCGCCTCGCCGTGGCCCTCGCGCTGACGCTGCGGCCGCGGACGCTGATCCTCGACGAGCCGACGGCGGGGCAGGACGAGCGCTCCTCCCGCCACTTCCTCGACGCGGTGTGGGGGATCGAGGGCATCGACAGCGTCTACTTCATCACCCACGACGTCGACATGGCCCTCGCGCGCGCCGACCGCGTGGTCGTCGTCGACGGCGGCGGGATCGTCGCGGACGCCACTCCCGCCGAGGTCGTGCACGACACGGCGCTCTGGCACGGCCCTGGCGTCGACCCCGGCCACTCCCGCGCGGTGCTGCGCGAGACCGACTTCGTGCGCGCCGCCCGGCGCCACGGACCCGCGAGCGGCCGCCTCCCGCGCCCGCTCGACCTCGCCCGGCGACTCCGCCGCGCGCAGGACGCCGGCGGGCCTTCCGACGCCGGCAGCACCGCCGACCCCCGCAGCACCTCCTCCCCCCTCGAAAGGACACACCCGTGA
- a CDS encoding adenosylhomocysteinase: MTGSIRDASLWRQGQDKIDWAGRFMPVTRGIAGQLRESGSVRGLRIGLVLVLEPKTATLALELAAAGADVSVMCGASNTHDDTAAALQHAGIAVFARSDASAADDRLFALGLLDRRPDILVDDGSSVTRLAHTDRPAVFETLRGATEETTSGLRPLRVMEREGALRIPVLAVNDARCKTLFDNRHGTGQSTLLTMLDLLATPLDRAHVVVAGFGPVGRGVAQHARALGARVTIAEVDPVRALEAVFAGYDVDALESAAGSADLLISATGIAHTIDVEHLLALPDGAAVAVSGGVAQEIAIDAALAAGATRRSIGHALESFDLPHGRSIVVLDDGGCINCTAGEGNPIEIMDLSFGVQVAAVDLLAREAGSLAPAVHLLPPEVDDRVARAKLDALGLRIDAPSSAQRDFLGSWTSTGRRAAPQRDGARS, from the coding sequence ATGACCGGGTCGATCCGGGACGCCTCGCTCTGGCGGCAGGGGCAGGACAAGATCGACTGGGCCGGGCGGTTCATGCCGGTCACCCGCGGGATCGCCGGGCAGCTGCGCGAGAGCGGCAGTGTGCGCGGCCTGCGGATCGGGCTGGTGCTCGTGCTCGAGCCGAAGACGGCGACGCTCGCGCTCGAGCTGGCGGCGGCCGGCGCCGATGTCAGCGTGATGTGCGGCGCCTCCAACACCCACGACGACACCGCCGCGGCGCTGCAGCACGCGGGGATCGCGGTCTTCGCCCGCTCGGACGCGAGCGCCGCCGACGACCGGTTGTTCGCGCTCGGGCTGCTCGACCGGCGACCGGACATCCTGGTCGATGACGGCTCGTCGGTCACCCGGCTCGCGCACACCGACCGGCCGGCGGTCTTCGAGACGCTGCGCGGGGCGACGGAGGAGACCACCAGCGGGCTGCGGCCGCTGCGGGTGATGGAGCGCGAGGGCGCGCTGCGGATCCCGGTCCTCGCCGTCAACGACGCGCGCTGCAAGACCCTCTTCGACAACCGGCACGGGACGGGGCAGTCGACGCTCCTGACGATGCTCGACCTGCTCGCGACTCCGCTCGACCGCGCGCACGTGGTCGTCGCCGGCTTCGGGCCGGTCGGTCGCGGGGTCGCCCAGCACGCCCGGGCGCTCGGCGCCCGCGTGACGATCGCGGAGGTCGACCCGGTGCGGGCGCTCGAGGCGGTCTTCGCCGGCTACGACGTCGACGCGCTCGAGTCGGCGGCCGGCAGCGCGGATCTGCTGATCTCGGCGACCGGCATCGCGCACACGATCGACGTGGAGCACCTGCTCGCTCTGCCGGACGGCGCGGCCGTCGCGGTCTCGGGCGGCGTCGCACAGGAGATCGCGATCGATGCGGCGCTCGCCGCGGGCGCGACCCGGCGGAGCATCGGGCACGCGCTCGAGAGCTTCGACCTGCCCCACGGCCGCTCGATCGTCGTGCTCGACGACGGCGGCTGCATCAACTGCACCGCCGGTGAGGGGAACCCGATCGAGATCATGGACCTGTCCTTCGGCGTCCAGGTGGCCGCCGTCGACCTGCTCGCGCGGGAGGCGGGGAGCCTCGCGCCGGCCGTGCACCTGCTCCCGCCCGAGGTGGACGACCGGGTCGCGCGCGCGAAGCTCGACGCGCTCGGCCTGCGGATCGACGCGCCGAGCAGCGCCCAGCGGGACTTCCTCGGCAGCTGGACCTCGACCGGCCGCCGGGCCGCTCCGCAGCGGGACGGAGCGCGCTCGTGA
- a CDS encoding LacI family DNA-binding transcriptional regulator produces the protein MSARPRRPTLADVARSAGTSATVVSYVVNNGPRPVSPELRARVETAITELGFRRNSLAEALSVGRSNLVGLLVPDSSNAFFGELAREIEHEARRRSLLTLLGNTEYDPEVERGYERTFADLRTAGILLITIDPASTADTAPRVFLHSAAPTDAEPSVVFDDQQGVRAAVEHLLAHGLDDVHCVTGPDDFGPSGLRARYWAEAIGGAAGRLHRVPMDRVSAEAALRTILRAERPRAVFATTDEHALALLRAASQEGIHVPADLAIVGFDGIREALLGGVRVTTVAVPVREMARIAFELLDETLADAPVRHVVLPTTLVLGETCGCTP, from the coding sequence ATGTCAGCCCGCCCCCGGCGCCCCACCCTCGCCGACGTGGCGCGCTCGGCCGGCACCTCCGCGACGGTCGTCAGCTACGTCGTCAACAACGGCCCGCGCCCCGTCTCCCCCGAGCTCCGCGCCCGCGTTGAGACCGCCATCACCGAGCTCGGCTTCCGCCGCAACTCCCTCGCGGAGGCGCTCAGCGTCGGCCGCTCGAACCTCGTCGGCCTGCTCGTCCCCGACTCCTCGAACGCCTTCTTCGGCGAGCTGGCGCGCGAGATCGAGCACGAGGCCCGCCGCCGCTCGCTGCTGACCCTCCTCGGCAACACCGAGTACGACCCGGAGGTGGAGCGCGGCTACGAGCGCACCTTCGCCGACCTCCGCACGGCCGGCATCCTCCTCATCACGATCGATCCCGCCAGCACCGCCGACACCGCCCCGCGCGTCTTCCTGCACTCCGCCGCCCCCACCGACGCCGAGCCGAGCGTCGTCTTCGACGACCAGCAGGGCGTCCGGGCCGCTGTCGAGCACCTGCTCGCCCACGGCCTCGACGACGTGCACTGCGTCACCGGCCCCGACGACTTCGGCCCCTCGGGCCTCCGCGCCCGCTACTGGGCGGAGGCGATCGGAGGCGCCGCCGGCCGCCTGCACCGCGTCCCGATGGACCGTGTCTCGGCCGAGGCCGCCCTCCGCACCATCCTGCGCGCCGAGCGCCCGCGCGCCGTCTTCGCCACCACCGACGAGCACGCCCTCGCCCTCCTCCGCGCCGCGTCGCAGGAGGGGATCCACGTCCCGGCCGACCTCGCGATCGTCGGCTTCGACGGCATCCGCGAGGCGCTCCTCGGCGGCGTCCGCGTCACGACCGTCGCCGTCCCCGTCCGCGAGATGGCCCGCATCGCCTTCGAGCTGCTCGACGAGACCCTGGCCGACGCCCCCGTCCGCCACGTCGTCCTCCCGACGACCCTCGTCCTCGGCGAAACCTGCGGCTGCACCCCTTGA
- a CDS encoding LLM class F420-dependent oxidoreductase, translated as MQVGIHFMNFTLPGGSAGIAPILGATARTAEDIGCEWFTLMDHYFQMEQFATSEDPMLEGYTSLGFVAGRTERLRLGLLVTGVTYRHPGLLAKIVTTLDVLSGGRAMLGIGAAWYEREHLGLGVPYPALKERFERLEETLQICRQMWSEDDGPYTGKHFQLAETLNHPEPIQKPGPPILIGGSGEKKTLRLVAEYGDACNLFAIGAEGVAHKLDVLRRHCDELGRDYDSITKTIIGGGDPVGDPDGFVRAMEEYAALGISLVELAPQGPDPEGYVARLGEGVVGRLAAIG; from the coding sequence ATGCAGGTCGGCATTCATTTCATGAACTTCACGCTGCCGGGGGGCAGTGCCGGGATCGCGCCGATCCTCGGGGCCACGGCGCGGACGGCGGAGGACATCGGCTGCGAGTGGTTCACGCTGATGGACCACTACTTCCAGATGGAGCAGTTCGCGACGAGCGAGGATCCGATGCTCGAGGGCTACACCTCGCTGGGGTTCGTCGCGGGGCGGACGGAGCGGCTGCGGTTGGGGCTGCTCGTGACGGGTGTGACGTACCGGCACCCGGGGCTGCTCGCGAAGATCGTGACGACGCTCGACGTGCTGTCGGGCGGGCGGGCGATGCTCGGGATCGGCGCGGCCTGGTACGAGCGGGAGCACCTCGGGCTCGGGGTGCCGTACCCGGCGCTGAAGGAGCGGTTCGAGCGGCTCGAGGAGACGCTGCAGATCTGCAGGCAGATGTGGAGCGAGGACGACGGGCCGTACACGGGGAAGCACTTCCAGCTGGCCGAGACATTGAACCACCCGGAGCCGATCCAGAAGCCGGGGCCGCCGATCCTGATCGGAGGCAGCGGCGAGAAGAAGACGCTGCGGCTGGTCGCGGAGTACGGCGACGCGTGCAACCTGTTCGCGATCGGGGCGGAGGGGGTCGCGCACAAGCTCGACGTGCTGCGGCGGCACTGCGACGAGCTGGGGCGCGACTACGACTCGATCACGAAGACGATCATCGGGGGCGGCGACCCGGTCGGCGACCCGGACGGGTTCGTGCGGGCGATGGAGGAGTACGCGGCGCTCGGGATCTCGCTGGTCGAGCTCGCACCGCAGGGGCCGGACCCGGAGGGGTACGTGGCGCGGCTGGGCGAGGGAGTCGTGGGGCGACTGGCGGCGATCGGCTGA
- a CDS encoding DUF433 domain-containing protein produces MQTAPVTDPAHTVPIYTQGEAARIIQAPPTSFTRWARGHRFKQRRQGAWGHSAPLLTGVRDGRGITVPFNALAEGFIIESFRRAGLPITRIRPAIDVLRQEIGLENALLSRRLMTDGAEILIANGEDHLVVAQNHQGVFREVVTEYLRSINYEDGYVSVIHLPTYEVVDVVVDPRRNAGQPTIERLGVRVDDVLSRVRAGEALAEVADDFGLEPRELRSLIVQAA; encoded by the coding sequence ATGCAAACAGCACCCGTCACCGACCCCGCCCACACGGTGCCGATCTACACGCAGGGCGAGGCGGCCCGGATCATCCAGGCACCACCGACCTCCTTCACCCGCTGGGCGCGCGGGCACCGGTTCAAGCAACGCCGGCAGGGCGCCTGGGGTCACAGCGCGCCGCTGCTCACCGGCGTGCGGGACGGCCGGGGCATCACCGTTCCCTTCAACGCCTTGGCGGAGGGCTTCATCATCGAGTCCTTCCGTCGTGCCGGCCTCCCGATCACCCGGATCAGGCCGGCGATCGACGTCCTCCGCCAGGAGATCGGTCTCGAGAACGCGCTTCTCAGCCGGCGCCTGATGACCGACGGCGCCGAGATCCTGATCGCGAACGGCGAGGACCACCTGGTCGTCGCCCAGAACCACCAGGGCGTCTTCCGCGAGGTGGTGACCGAGTACCTCCGGAGCATCAACTACGAGGACGGCTATGTCAGCGTCATCCACCTCCCCACCTACGAGGTCGTCGACGTCGTCGTCGACCCCCGCCGGAACGCCGGCCAGCCCACCATCGAGCGGCTGGGCGTGCGCGTCGACGACGTGCTCAGCAGGGTCCGCGCCGGCGAGGCCCTCGCCGAGGTCGCCGACGACTTCGGACTCGAGCCCCGCGAGCTTCGGTCGCTGATCGTCCAGGCGGCCTGA
- a CDS encoding dihydrofolate reductase family protein, whose protein sequence is MGFVSYGMLVSIDGFVAAADGDLSGFPAPGPALHRVFNDGQRAAALSVYGSRMWRTMEYWGRPDPEWDEVAEDFARAWVETPKIVFSSTVTEVPEGVTLIASDAVEAFRRIRAETEGAIEVSGPALAASLGAAGLIDEYRLYTQPFVLGGGTPYFAAGFRPRLRFLDCEPLPEGAVLMRYAPR, encoded by the coding sequence ATGGGGTTCGTCAGCTACGGGATGCTCGTGTCGATCGACGGGTTCGTCGCGGCTGCCGACGGCGACCTCTCCGGGTTCCCCGCTCCCGGGCCGGCGCTGCACCGGGTGTTCAACGACGGGCAGCGCGCCGCCGCGCTGTCGGTCTACGGCAGCCGGATGTGGCGGACGATGGAGTACTGGGGCCGGCCGGACCCGGAGTGGGACGAGGTGGCCGAGGACTTCGCGCGGGCGTGGGTCGAGACTCCGAAGATCGTCTTCTCGTCGACGGTGACCGAGGTGCCCGAAGGGGTGACGCTGATCGCCTCCGATGCCGTCGAGGCCTTCCGCAGGATCAGGGCCGAGACCGAGGGGGCGATCGAGGTGAGCGGGCCCGCATTGGCCGCGTCGCTCGGGGCGGCGGGGCTGATCGACGAGTACCGGCTCTACACGCAGCCGTTCGTGCTGGGCGGCGGGACGCCGTACTTCGCCGCGGGGTTCCGGCCGCGGCTGCGGTTCCTCGACTGCGAGCCGCTGCCGGAGGGCGCGGTGCTGATGCGGTACGCGCCGCGGTGA
- a CDS encoding RNA-binding S4 domain-containing protein — protein sequence MSAQGSVEEVPLDGESIRLGQFLKFAGILDSGGEVKEAVADGFVSVNGEVDRRRGRQLVVGDVVEFGGRRFRVGA from the coding sequence GTGAGTGCGCAGGGGTCCGTCGAGGAGGTTCCGCTCGACGGGGAGAGCATCCGGCTCGGGCAGTTCCTGAAGTTCGCCGGGATCCTCGACTCCGGGGGCGAGGTGAAGGAGGCCGTCGCGGACGGCTTCGTCAGCGTGAACGGCGAGGTGGACCGGCGGCGCGGGCGGCAGCTCGTGGTCGGGGACGTCGTGGAGTTCGGCGGGCGCCGGTTCCGCGTCGGGGCCTGA